From Pyxicephalus adspersus chromosome 7, UCB_Pads_2.0, whole genome shotgun sequence, a single genomic window includes:
- the LOC140336088 gene encoding CSC1-like protein 1 produces the protein MVSRLRKILAAIFEPAMEILQRMKFFENFVSVLNLSYVLEAEERQSVCYEGSFSSSRMDFMGFGGVVLMFLMSIITGLLCVMTFLAIRKVWNFGHIVLVHESDRFLYTNCHKPDETALEIEQKRSWYSWITCFLSISCTDIYERCGEDARHYLTFQRRMINFFAVATVVSLGFLVPMNIRGTAFGKNSTSFTMTTTGNVQNRDDFLWIHSVVAVLLSASLFFYMRKHASSIHYSDEDMVKHTIFITGLPQSADEETILKHFSEAYPTCKLLNIHLCRDVSEIIKINQKRHEACKNLGYYTNFLKTTGKQVTINPTRLGCLCCCPLQRCQQDAIEHYKTLKTNLEEQYEKKMEAIHQSHIGMAFVTFTEKSMASGILSDFKTKCQRKPQSSVSDQIQISQWSVSEAHFPEDIYWGNLTVRGFNWWACFVVINTILFIILLYLSTPQSIFTSLDSGPIYYLNRAFFFFPTIQLVTFAVLLRNIICFSIPFERHWLRSSEQKSMICKMFFFLIFMVLISPALNLNSLYSFFTWLFKSLHVTGHIRLECIFRPHKGAVAIHYIIFAAFMANMLDLLRLPEFLWYMLRMALARSTAERITIMQHQAQEFPFGEMYARMLCVITLAMAYSNICPVVIPCALIYLIVKRRVDMYNFYYVHCPSKLSKGVHEKAVELSYAGPFFNLLWLFLFCLVKRGNMYFNNWT, from the exons ttTTTGAACCAGCGATGGAAATCCTACAGAGAATGAAGTTCTTTGAAAACTTTGTCAGTGTGCTTAACCTTTCTTATGTCCTTGAGGCAGAGGAGAGGCAGAGTGTGTGTTATGAAGGTTCTTTCAGCAGCTCCCGGATGGATTTCATGGGTTTTGGAGGAGTTGTTCTGATGTTTCTGATGTCCATCATCACAGGCCTG ctttgtGTGATGACTTTCCTTGCCATCAGGAAAGTGTGGAATTTCGGCCATATTGTTCTGGTGCATGAAAGTGACAG ATTTCTTTACACCAACTGTCACAAACCAGACGAAACAGCTTTAGAAATAGAGCAAAAAAGG agtTGGTACTCCTGGATCACGTGCTTTCTGAGCATAAG cTGCACTGACATCTACGAGCGTTGCGGTGAAGATGCACGTCATTATTTAACCTTTCAGCGACGCATGATCAACTTCTTTGCTGTCGCAACTGTGGTATCATTGGGCTTCCTGGTACCAATGAACATACGAGGGACTGCTTTTG gaaaaAATTCAACATCCTTCACAATGACAACTACGGGAAACGTACAGAACAGGGATGATTTCCTGTGGATTCACAGTGTTGTCGCAGTCCTTCTGTCAGCTTCCCTGTTCTTTTACATGAGGAAACATGCCTCCTCCATACATTACAGTGATGAAGATATG gtgaAACACACCATTTTTATCACTGGATTGCCCCAAAGTGCTGATGAGGAGACCATTTTAAAGCACTTCAG tgaAGCATATCCAACCTGCAAGTTGCTCAACATCCATCTTTGCCGGGATGTCTCTGAGATCATCAAGATCAATCAAAAAAG gCATGAAGCTTGTAAAAACTTGGGGTACTATACCAACTTTCTTAAGACAACCGGCAAGCAGGTTACAATAAACCCAACACGACTTGGATGCCTCTGCTGTTGCCCACTACAGAGATGCCAGCAGGACGCTATTGAACATTATAAGACCTTGAAGACGAACCTGGAAGaacaatatgagaaaaaaatggaagccaTCCACCAATCACATATCGGAATGGCCTTCGTTACTTTTACTGAAAAATCAATGGCCAGTGG aATCCTCAGTGATTTTAAGACCAAATGTCAAAGAAAGCCACAGTCAAGCGTCAGTGACcaaattcaaatttcacaatGGTCAGTTTCTGAAGCCCATTTCCCAGAAGACATTTATTG gggtAATTTGACTGTGCGTGGATTCAATTGGTGGGCATGTTTTGTTGTCATTAACACCATACTCTTCATTATTTTGCTCTACCTCTCCACCCCTCAAAGTATCTTTACCAGTCTGGACTCAGGGCCCATTTACTATCTCAAT AgggcctttttcttttttccaacgATCCAGCTGGTGACTTTTGCGGTGTTGCTCCGGAACATCATTTGTTTTTCCATACCATTCGAGAGGCACTGGTTAAG ATCGTCAGAACAAAAATCTATGATCTGCAAGATGTTCTTCTTCCTTATTTTCATGGTGCTCATATCACCGGCGCTTAACCTGAACAGCTTATACAGCTTCTTCACCTGGCTGTTCAAATCACTCCATGTTACTGGTCACATCAGACTAGA atgcataTTCAGGCCTCACAAAGGAGCTGTTGCCATCCACTACATCATTTTCGCAGCTTTTATGGCCAACATGCTAGACCTGTTGCGGCTGCCGGAATTTCTCTGGTACATGCTGCGCATGGCTTTAGCAAGATCAACAGCAGAGAGGATCACCATCATGCAG catcAGGCTCAAGAATTTCCATTTGGAGAAATGTACGCTAGGATGCTGTGCGTCATCACTCTTGCTATGGCGTATAGCAATATTTGCCCTGTGGTGATCCCTTGTG CTTTAATATACCTAATAGTGAAGCGCCGTGTAGACATGTACAATTTCTATTATGTACATTGTCCATCGAAACTGAGCAAAGGAGTGCATGAGAAAGCTGTAGAATTGTCATATGCCGGTCCATTCTTCAACCTACTGTGGCTGTTCCTTTTCTGTCTCGTGAAGAGAG GAAATATGTACTTTAACAATTGGACATAG